In the Phaeodactylum tricornutum CCAP 1055/1 chromosome 13, whole genome shotgun sequence genome, TGTGTCGCGTGCGAAAGACGTTGAATTTCCTTTATACTGCCACCACTTGGACACACACAACGGTCAAAATTCACCATGGCACACGGCTCTTCAGGCGACGGACACTGCTCGAGAATCTTCCTGGGATCCTTGTGTGCTGCAACGTATACAAGTCCATCACGTCGACAGTGTTCGCGACATTTTGACTTATCTGCTGCAGATTCAGGGAGCTCCAGCTTCGGAACGACCGCGTATGATTGTGTTGGACGATTTAGATGTTCTCATTGCTCCAAGTCCGGATGCTGCGAGGATCTTGGCACAAGTATGTAAGTAGACGGACGGTCAAAGCTCATGACAGAAAGTTGTCTAATTTTCACATATTATTGTCGCTCACTTGGAGCAAATTGCATTTTCTCTGGTAGTGGCCATTTTGATGGACACTTGCAACGTATTGGAAGGATTGGATAGGGGACGTGGCCCTCCTACCGTTGTGATATCGATGCAAGTGCCAGAATTTCAGTCGAAATATGCACCAGTTTGGTCTCATTTTGTTTCGGTCCACCTGGAAATTGAAgccgtcgaagaagaatgTCCCACACTTACACAATGGCAACTCATGGAGGGTGAAGACATGGTAGTCATAAGTGCGTGGGCAATACAGCGCAAACCCATGCAGAAAGGGGACGATAAGGTTGCCTCGTCGATAGCGATCAAATTCGCCATGGTGCAAACACCGCAAGGGAATTATATTCGATGGAAGGAGGACTCGAAAGAGGAAAAGCACATTACGTAGAGCTCCCAGAAtcctttgtttcttcttAAAATGAGAAAAAGTTACGCAAGTCACGGGTGGACAACCAAATACTTTGTCACCGACGATAGGACCGGGATTTAATTGGCAGCCACAACGTTTGTATATTTCGCGTCAGGAAAGCATTGGGAATGGAGCGGCTTGTATCGGTTATTCGTGCTGTAGCTAGGTTTGTAAAACAACAAAAGATGGCAAGGATAGAATTTCTTGTGTTTTAttattaactgtaagcgtAGTTTTCTGTTACACGATAGGTAAAATCAGCCGAACTCTATTTTTTGTGTCACACCCAAAGCAATTATAATTCGTAATGTTGAGGTTCGCAGATGCGGCGTCAGACCGCGCGAAATTGACTTTGACCTGTTCTCTCCAGGCTTCAGGAAAACCATCCATCACAGTCTTGGAAACTGTTCTGTATCACAGTCATAAACAAAACAATCTGTCGCTGAAGTGCCATCTCCAATCATAGAAAAGGCCACTGCACAGTTGGCGCTGGTTCCCCAAAGGTACGCTGATCGGCCGGATTTACAGTCAGAAATCGATTGCACCGAGTAGGCATTCGTGGAATAGAGTTTTCGGGAGCATGGGGCTAAAAATCGAATTGTAGGCCCCAGAGGAAGTGTACGAGAAAGCGGCTTTCACATCATCTGCATCGGACCGTATTTCATCCAATATCTCTAACTCGTCCCGGTGAAGACGAAAGGTCATTCTTTCCATCTTTTGCCAAAGAACAAATTCCATCAGAACAAAACTCGCATCCGTATCATTCAGTCCTTATTTTTGACGTTAATCACGAGTTCGTTTTTGACACCAGAGATTTCACACAAAGaactttttctgtttttgagaaaaagaacgaaaacgaaatgACAGTGGCTGCTCTTGTAGTCTTGTTCGATGTGTGCGGCAGCTAGTACAGTTAATCGATTGAAGAACAGTGGTTAGGCATAATTCATCGTGAGGCAGTCTCGAGGGCTGAGAAGAGCTTAAATTCGTCGCGTCCTGCCTATCTTCGAAAACACGTGTGAAATCTCACCCTACTTTCTTCCACAGAATCTCAAATTTGGCGCCCTGCGACAGTGATTTCCGTCCAAGCACGACTAGAGTGAACATTAACGGTTTTCGCTGTGTAACAGGTGCTTCGTGCAGTGAAACGTGCACCAGTTTTTGATCCGAGTGACTTGCCAATTCCTCTCGCTTGTTCGCTGATTGTACACTCGGGTTGGCCGTTTCCTTTCTCTCTGCAGAATGTCCGCTGGAGGTACGCCGAAGCCAAGAGCACGTCTTCTCCGTCATGCGTGAACAGTGAAATTTCTAACAGTTTTTTCATCATGCTTTCCTTAATTAATCAGAGTCTCCCCGT is a window encoding:
- a CDS encoding predicted protein; translated protein: MTTIGTSIVKAIDNPVGSTRPPSVAQSASFTGHRPVTPPASIQGAPASERPRMIVLDDLDVLIAPSPDAARILAQVLAILMDTCNVLEGLDRGRGPPTVVISMQVPEFQSKYAPVWSHFVSVHLEIEAVEEECPTLTQWQLMEGEDMVVISAWAIQRKPMQKGDDKVASSIAIKFAMVQTPQGNYIRWKEDSKEEKHIT